GGCGCGGCCATCCGGGTCCTGGCCCGCGACGGGCTGACCCTCGTCGTCGAACCCTTATCCCAGGAGGAGCAGTCAAACCGCAAATAAACCCAGAAAAAGCAGTTTAGCCGCAAATGAACGCAAATCGACGCAAATCGACGCAAATAATCAGAGAACCGGCCTTTACTGCATCGCCACCATCCGGGTAGCGCCCGCGACGATGCTGACCAGCCGACTTATTTGCGCTTATTCGCGTTCATTTGCGGCCAAATACTCTTTTTTCGGCATCGCCGATCCCTTGAGGAGCCCAAATCATGCTTTTCGCCGGTTACCTGGTCCCGCTGATCATCCTCGCCGTCCTGCTCGTCTCCGCGGTGCGCATCCTGCGCGAATACGAGCGCGCGGTCGTCTTCACCCTGGGGCGCTTCACCGGGATCAAGGGCCCGGGGATCTTCCTGCTCATCCCGCTGGCGCAGAAGATGGTCAAGGTGGACCTGCGCGTGCAGGTCCTGGACGTGCCGAGTCAGGACGTGATCTCGCGCGACAATGTCTCGGTGAAGGTCAACGCGGTGATGTACTTCCGGGTGATGGACCCGGAGCGCGCCATCATCCAGGTGGAAGACTATCAGATGGCCACCAGCCAACTCGCCCAGACGACGCTGCGCTCGGTCCTGGGCCAGCACGACCTGGACCAGATGCTCGCCGAGCGTGACAAGCTCAACGATGCCATCCGCACCATCCTGGACGCCCAGACCGACGCCTGGGGGATCAAGGTCGCCAACGTGGAGATCAAGCGTGTGGACTTAGACGAGTCCATGGTCCGCGCCATCGCCCGCCAGGCCGAGGCGGAGCGCTCGCGCCGCGCCAAGGTGATCCACGCCGAGGGCGAGATGCAGGCCGCCGAGAAGCTCGCCGAGGCGGCCGAAATCCTGGGCCGCCAGCCCCAGGCGCTGCAATTGCGCTATCTGGAGACCCTGACCGCCATCGCCGGGGACAAGACCACGACGATCGTCTTTCCACTGCCCTTGGACCTGGTGGAGCCGCTGCTGCGGCGCCATGCGGCGGGGTGAAGGCGCGGCCTTGACCATAACGCCGACCAGCGCGTGGGCGCAGTCGGGCGGAATGCGATAGCGGTTGCGCCATTGCGGTGGGTGGGGATGGCGGGGGGATGGCGGATCGCCCCGCGGGCATCCGCCCTAAGGTGACGTTCCTGAGCCGGTCCAGGGCACCGCGTTGCGGCTTACCGCCGCCACATCGACCCAGGCCGGATCGGGGCGCCAGGCGGCCGACCAACCGGGGAGGTCGGCGGCCGGCATGGGGTGGGCGATGCCGTAGCCTTGGGCCAGCTCGCAGCCGAGTTGCAGCAGCCGCGTGCCTTGGGCCACGGTCTCCACCCCCTCGGCGATGACCTGGCGACGGAAGGCGGCGGCCAGGCCGAGCACGCCCTCCACAATGGCCAGGTCATCCGCGTCATCGAGCATGCCGCGTACAAAGCTCTGGTCGATCTTGATCCGGGCGACCCGCAGGCGCCTGAGATAGGTGAGCGAGGAATACCCCGTGCCGAAGTCATCCAGGGCGAAGGTCACCCCGAGTTCCCGGCAGGCGTCGATGGCCTGGGCGGCCCCGGCCAGTTCCAGCGCACTGGTCTCCAGCACTTCCAGTTCCAGATGGCCCGGCGGGACCGCCGGATGCGCTGCCAGAATCGTGCGCAGGCGGTCGGGAAAGCCCGCCTGCTGCAACTGCCGGGCGCCCACGTTGACGCTGACCGGCAGCGCCAGCCCGCCGGCCTGCCAGCGCTCGATCTGGGTCAGGGCGGTGTCGATCACCCACTCGCCGAGGTCGACGGCCAGCGGATGATCCTCGATCAGGGGCAGGAATACCCCCGGCGGCAGGAGCCCCCGTTGCGGGTGTTGCCACCGGACCAAGGCCTCGGCGCCGCTGACGGTCCCGCTGCGCATATTGACCTTGGGCTGGTAATACAGCACAAATTCATGTGCCATGAGGGCCTGGTGGAGACGCTCCAGGCCCTCGTGATGGCCGCGCAGGCGGCGATCATGCTCGGCGTCGAAAAAGTGGTAGCGGCCCTTGCCGGCCAGCTTGGCCTGATACATGGCCTGGTCGGCCTGGCGCAGCAGTTGCTCGGCATCGATGTCATCCGCCTGCGGATAGAAGGTGACACCGAGACTGGCCGACACCTGGAGCACCAGATCGCCGGCCTGGACCGGTTGGGCCGCGGCCGCGAGCAGTCGGGTGATCATCGGCACGCCGGCCTGGGTGTCGGCCAAATCAGGCAGCACCGCCACAAACTCGTCACCACCCAGCCGGGCAAAGGTGTCGCTTTCGCGCAGCGTCTGCCGCATGCGGGCCGCCGCGGCGATCAGAAACTGGTCCCCGGCGTCATGCCCATGAAGGTCGTTGATGACCTTGAATCCATCGAGATCAAGCAGGACCACTGCCACCGGGTGCGCGTGCCGTTGCGCCTGCGCCATGGCCTGCTGCAGGCGGTCGGCCAGCAGCACGCGGTTGGGCAGTCCGGTCAGCGCGTCATAGTGTGCGACGCGCTCCAACGCGCGTTCGTGCTCCTTGATCGGGGTGATGTCGGAGAACAAGGCCACGAACTGCTGGGGTTGGCCCTGGGCATCCGGGACGGCGCTGATGGTCTCCATCACGGCATAGACCTCGCCGTTCTTGCGGCGGTTCCAGAGTTCACCCCGCCATTGGCCGTGCGCGATCAGGTTGCGCCACAGCTCGGCGTAGAACGCCGGTCCCTGGCAGGGGTCGCTGAGCAGGCGCGGAGTCTGGCCCAGAACTTCATCACGGCGGTAACCGGTGATGTGGCTGAAGGCGTCATTGACATCGATGATGGTGCCATCGGCGGCGGTGATCATGATGCCCTCGCTGGCATGGGTGAAGACGTTTGCGGCGAGGCGCAACTGTGCCTCGGATTCCTTGAGGTCCTGGATGTCGGTGCAGGTGCCGAACCAATTGATGACCTGGCCGTTGGCTGCGTGCAGCGACGCACCCCGGATCAACCACCAGCGGTACACGCCATCGGCGCGGCGCAACCGACACTCCAGCGAGTATCGGCCATCGGTTTGGACGGCGTGCTGCCAGGCCTCCCAGGAACGCTGCTGGTCATCGGGATGGAAGGGGAGGTTCCAACCGTGGCCGTAGCTCTCCTCCAGCGTCAACCCCGTGTAATCGACCCACTGCTGATTGAAATAGATGTTCCAACCGTCGGCCCTGGTCATCCAGACAATTTGCGGCAAAGATTCGGCCAGGATGTGGAATTTTTCTTCACTGGCGTGCAGGGACTCTTCGGCCAACAGCCGTTCCAATTCCCCGGCGGCGCGCAGGGCCACCAGCTTCAATGCGGATTCGGCGAACGGGCGGTTGCGCAGCGGTTGGCGGCCGATCACGGCAATCAGGCCGATTGGTCGGCCATCGTGGCTCCATAGCGTCGTGCCGATGTAGCTCTCCGCCCCCAAGTCCTGGAGTACCTGATCACGCGGGAAGGACTGGCAGACACCGGCGGCAAAGCAGCAGACCTGTTTGCCGACGACATCGCCGCAGGGTGTGTCCTTGAGGGCATAGCTTAAGTCGTCCTCGAAATGCCCGTCGCACCACACCGCGAGGGTGCGGGCGGTCAGTCCATCCCCTTCCAGGCGATCGATGCAGACGTAAAACATGTCGAGCGTTTCAGCGAGGTAGCGCGCCAGCGCATGGAAAAATGTCTCTTCCCGAGAGCGCCCGCTGGTGCGCGCCAGAAAGGCCTGAACATCGCCGGCCTGCTTGCGCTCGGTAATGTCCAGACTGATACCGATATACTTGACAATCGTGCCGGTAACATCGCGTTGCGGCGTCGCCAGCCCTTGAACCCAGGTAATGATACCTCCGGGGGTCCGCAAGCGGTATTCCTGTTCCCAACGCTCCCCAGACGCGACCGTCCCTTGCCAGTGCGCGGCAACGGATGCGCGATCCGCCGGATGCAGTGCTGATAACCATCCGTTACCGAGCGCCTGCGTCGGGGCCATCCCCGCCATTTCACACCAGCGTTGGTTGGCATACAGGCAGTTGCCGGTGGGTGATGCCAGATAGATGCCGACCGGTGCCAGCGCCGCCAAGGTGCGGAACCGCTCCTCGCTATCGCGCAATGCCTCCTCCATCTGCTTGCGCGCACTGATGTCGATACAAATACCGATCATGCGCAGGGGCTGACCCTGCGCATCGTACGTCGTGTCGCCCCTGGCGTAGATCCAGCGCGACTTTCCCGCTCCCGGGATGATGCGATATTCGTTGACCAGTGGGACATGGTCACGAATCGCGTCGTCGATACGCGCTTCTGCCGCCGCCAGGTCCGCGGGATGCAGCGCGGACCGCCAGGTGTCGAAGCTCGCCGGCGTGGTGGCCGGATCGAGATCGAGCAGATGAAAGAATTCATCCGACCATGACAGTTTGCCGCTTACGATGTCCCAGTCCCACACGCCCGCCTGGGCGGCGCTTTGCGCCAAGGTCAGCCGCGCATTGGCCTCCCGCAGGGCAATCTCCTGCTGCTTACGGTCGGTGATGTCATGGATGACGGAAAAGAGCAGCGGCTTGCCGCTGACGCCGACCGGCGTTGAAAAGACCTCGACGTCGCGCACCTCGCCGGTTGCGATCCGGTGTCGGAAATTGAAATAATTGCGCTCCTCGCGCAGCGCCCGTTGCCGCTCCAGCGCCACCTCGTCCGGGGGCAGGGTGTTGATCGCGCTGATGAGCATGCCGACCAGGTCTTGCGGCGGGTAGCCGTAATAGCGCACCGCCGCCTGATTGGCGGCGATGATGGCTCCGCCGGCGGGATCGATGAGCAACATCACCGATGACGTCTTCTCAAAGAAGTCACGGAAGCGGGTCTCGCTCACCCTCAGACGTTCACGGCCGCGGCGCCGGGTCCAGACCCAGCTACCGAACAACATCAACATCACGCCCAGCCCGCCGCCTAGCCAGGCCGACAATTTCAGCGGGAACGGTGACGGCTCGCGGCCCAACGCGGCGGGCAGCTTCTCGGCAAGCGCCCGGTCACTGGTGAAACCCCGGTCGGCGAGGGCGTGGCGGCCGACATCCGCGGGTGGGACACCGCTTTCGGAACCGGCAGGGAGTGGGCGCGGCGCGTCGCATCTTGCGTCGGCGGGGGCAAGCAGGCAGAGCAGCGCAACACCCCAGGCGGCGATTGTCGGGACGCTACCGCGGGGTCTGCCAAGAAGTACCGACATGGGGCGGGAACTCCGACTCATGTGACGATGGTCGGCGAAACGCGCCGGCAGCATGGCATGACGATCTTCTGCAAGCCGTTCATCCGGGCGCCCGTCAACTATTTCGATCATGTCGACCTGCCGCAGGCGTACGCCTGGTTGGTCGAGGCGTAGCGCTCGCGCCGCGCCAAGGTGATCCACCCCGGGGGCGGGATGCAGGCGGCGCAGAAGCATTAAACGTAACGCGCCGATTATCGCTTGCTCGGGGGACAAGCGATCCCCGCGCCCTGAGCGCGGGCGACCGCCGCCCTTCAGGCCAGCACCGGATTCAGATTGACCCACCGCATGACGCGCGAGACCAGGTCCTTCGGGAATACGATGTCGCTCGCGCGGGCGTAGCGCCGGGACTCGGTGAGGTCGCGCTCGAACTGCTCGGCGAGCGTGACCGCCAGGGCCTCGTCCAGGATGTAATGGGCGCCTTCCACCTCGAGGCGCAGCGAGCGGGTATGGATGTTGAGGCTGGCGACCTGGCAGAATTGCCGATCCACCACCATGAACTTACTGTGCAGGGTGTCGGCGTTGCTCAAGTTGGGGTGGAGCTTGTTACGCACATAGACCTGACAGCCGTCCGGCGCGCTTCCGGCGGCCTCGGCATCAGTGAGCAGGCAATACAGACCCTTCAAGATCGGCACGACCACGACCGCCTCGTCCACCGAGTCGCCGGAGTTGGTGAGCACCCGCACGCAAACGCCGCGCTGCACCGCGTCCACCAGTGCCTTGCAAATCGCCGGGACGTCCATGAAATAGGCATTTTCGATGTCAATCGTGCGGCGTGCCGCCCGGATCGCGCGCAGCATGGCGAGCGTGACCCCTTGGCGGCTCTGGGGTCCGGGTTCGTCGATTACGGTGAGGATGCGGGCGGTCCCGCGTGCGGCCGGTACGGGCAGCGTCGCCGGCACCGCGATCGGGGTCAAGATCTGCCCGAAGGGCTCCACGGCGTTCGTGGCCGCGGCCCGCTCATTCCAGATCCCGACATAGCGCTGATAGTCATCGCGCACATTGGGGCCCGCGATGCGGACATCGGTATCGCGCCACTGCCGCCGGTTCGGGTCGGCGGCGGCGGGCGTGCCGAAGGCGTGGCTGTATTCATCCCCGATGTTCATGCCGCCGGTGATGCTGATCGGCTGGGCACCGGCGCCGTCGATGATCAGCTCCTTGTAATGGAAGCCGTCGAACGGCCGCTCGTCGTGATGATAGAGCAGCACCGGTATCCCGCCCTCGACCAGGCGGCACAACAGTGCGATCGACGTGGGATCGCCGGCGGCGATATTGCCGTCGACCATGACGCGAATCTCGATTGCGGGTTCCCGGCGGCGCCGGGCGAGCAGGGCGTCCACGGTCTTCTGTCCGGTGTGGTCGCCGTACAGCTTCCAGGTGGCGAGCAGGATGCTTGACTGGGCCGCAGCGATGAGTTCATAGCGCTGCGCGAAGGAGGCCGGACCATTGATCAAGGGCACCACGGCATTACCCGCACTGAAGCGCTCTCCCACCAGTTGTTCCAGGCCCTCGGCGAACGCGGCCTCCGAGACGCCGCTGCCGGCGGGTATCCGGGATGTCTCATCATACAGGCGGGCATTGAGCGAATCCCATTGCGGATAGCGGTTGGCCCCGCGTCCGCGGGAGATATACCCCTCGACTAGCAGCCGCGCGTAGATGCTGCGTTTGATCAGGGCGACGGTGCGCGCCTGGGTTTCGGAGAGTGGCCCCGGGGCGTGCTTGACGAGCAGGCCGAGGACCAGGTCCAGGGTCCGGTCCAGTACCTTGTAGGTCGCGCGCAGGACCGCGGGCTCGGCGCTCGTCAGCGGCCGCGTCAGACCGGACTGATGGGCCTGTGGGGTCGCCGCGGTGAGGTTTGAATATGCTGACTGATGGTCGTCTTGCGGCATGGTCACACCCTCCAAAACGTATAGAAAACGCAAACACCCGGCGGTGATCGTCGTTCCGGCCACTGGAGGTCGAGGCTTTGGCCGGTCCGGCGTGCAGGCGCCGGTGATTTCCATTGGATCGGTCGGAAACCGCCACCGGCGAAAGCCTCGACCTCCGGTTGTCGACGGACCGCCACTGGCCGAAACGATGACCAGGGTCAAGCCCCCGACCACGAGTCTAGCATCGATCCGCGCCCTTGTTGCGGATGCCGGCTCCGGCGTACCCGTTCGGGAGGCACCGGCGCGTTCGCCATCAGCGGCCACCCCGCGGCTATGATACCGCCCGCGGCACTGACGCCGCATCGACCTCTGGGGCACCCCGATGAGACGCCTGTTGTTGCTGCTCTTGCTCTGCTGTGTGACGCTGCCCGGGATGGCCCGGGACCTGGCCCACCCGCGTATCGGTCTGGTCTTGAGCGGCGGCGGAGCCCGCGGGGCGGCCCATGTGGGTGTGCTCAAGGTCCTGGAGGAGTTGCATATCCCCATCAGTGCCGTGGCCGGGACCAGCATGGGCGCCCTGGTGGGCGGGGTCTACGCCGGCGGTATGGCACCGGCGGAGATGCAGCGCCGTCTGACCGGCGTGAACTGGGCCGAACTGCTGTTGGATGACCCGCCGCGCCAGGAGTGGCCCATCCGCCGCAAACAGCGCGACGTTCAGACCCCCGTCGACCTGAGCTTCGGCGTCCGGCAGGGGAAACTCAGACTGCCGGGCGGGGCCCTCGCCGGACAGCAGGTGGAGGTCTTCTTCAGCGATCTGGTCAAGGGCGTCGAGGCGCGGCGCGGCTTCGACGACCTGCCGATCCCCTTCCGTGCGGTGGCGACCAATCTCGAGAACGGGGCCATGAAGGTCTTCGCTGCGGGACCGCTCCCGGAGGTGATGCGCGCGAGCATGTCGGTGCCCGGGGTCTTTGCCCCGGTGGAGATCGACGACCATCTCTACGTGGACGGTGGCCTGGTGCGCAACCTGCCGGTCGATGTGGCGCGACGCATGGGGGTGGATATCGTGATCGCCGTCAACCTGGGGGGTTCCTATCTCCCCCGCGATCAATTGCACTCGGTGGTCGGGGTCATGGCGCAGATGTTGGCGATCCTCACCGAACAGAACGTCGAACGCTCACTCAAGGAACTGCGCCCCCACCGGGACATCCTGATCGCGCCGGATTTGGGCACCATCGGTGCCGCCGACTTCACGCGCGTCGCCGAGGCCATCCGCGCCGGGGAGCAGGCCGCCCGCGCCGTCGCTCCGCGGCTGCGGCACCTGGGTCTGAGCCCCGCCGACTATGCCGCCTGGCGGGCGCGCCGGTCGCTGCCGGCCACCGACGAGGCTCCGGTCGCACAGGTCGAGATCAGGGGCCTGGAGCGGGTCGCCCCGGCGCTCTTCGCCCCCCTGGCGGCCCATCAGCAGGGCCACCCGCTGGAGCGCGAGCGCCTCAAGGCAGACCTGCGGACCCTCTATGCCCGCAGCGACTTCACCAACCTGAACTATGATCTGGACCCGCTGGGAAGCGCCAATCGGTTGGTCATCCGGGCCCATGAGAAGCCCTGGGGACCCGGGTATTTCAGCTTTGGGCTCGGCCTGTCGTCCGACTTCAAGGGCGACGAACGCTTCGGTCTGCGCGGGACCTATCGCCGGACCTGGGTCAATCCGCTGGGTGCCGAATGGCTCACGAGTGCCCAGTTCGGCAACGTGATGGGTCTCTATACCGAGTTTTTCCAACCCTTTGCGGTCGATCGCAGCACCTTCGTCGTGCCCAGCCTGGGCCTGGGTTCGACCCCGCTCGGGGTCTTTCGCGACGGTACCCGCATCGCGCGCTATGACGTGCTGCGCGCTAGCGCCGGCCTGGATGTCGGCGCCACCCTCTTCGGCGGCAATGCGGAACTGCGCCTGGGCCTGGCGCTGGGCACCGCCACGCCCAAACGCGATACGGGTGAACCAATTCTATTCGAGGGCACGCGCAACGAGAGCGGGCCGCGCGCCTCATTGCGCTACGACACCCTCGACAGCCCCGAGCTGCCGCGGCAGGGCAACCGGGTGGTGCTGGAACTGCGCGCCCCGGAGCCGGCCCTGGGCGCGGACCTGAGTTACCGGCGGGCACTGGGTCAGTGGATCGGTGCCTACAGTATCGGCGACCACACCCTGGTCGGCCGGGCCGAGGTCGGCCGCGGCTTCGGGGAGACCATGCCCTATTATGACCAGTTTGCGCTGGGCGGTTTCCTGCACCTGTCCGGCTACGCCAACGACGAATTGCGCGGCAATGAGGTCGCCTTCGGCGCGCTCGCCTATTACCGTCGGCTGCCCACCCTGACCCCTTCCTGGGCGCGCGGCGTCTATCTCGGCGGCTCTCTGGAGGTCGGATCGGTCACGCAGACCAACCCGCTCCTGACGCCGCCCGGCACCCGCTTCGGCAGCAGCTTGTTCCTCGGCATCGACACCCTGATCGGACCCGCCTATCTGGGCCTGGGGATGGCTGGGGACGGCGACGGCACGGGCTACCTGATGATTGGATTCCCGTAAGAGGAGCCGGGGCGTCCCGCCCCGGCGCATCGGTAAGCATGCGGTGGGACGCACGATGCGTTTCAAAGGGTTGCGGGGCGTCACACATGGCCCCCTGCGAAGGCTGGACAGGGGGGGTACCGTACAGTAGGATCGGGAAATATGCCGTGACCGTTGTCAACTCTTTAAATCAGGAGACAGGCTTTGGATTTATTCATGATTGGCTTTGTGGTTTTCGTGGTAATTATTTTCGTTGTGGGGTTATCCCGTGGCAGCCGCCGCGACGGTGGTGGTGACGGTGGTGGTGGTGGCGGTGGCGGTGGCGGTGGCGGTGGCGGCGGCGGTGGTGGTGACGGCGGTGATGGTGGCTGAGAAGCGCTGTAGCCTACGGCGGTCGGCCGGTTCGATGGGCGCCGTTTTATACGGCGCCGGGCCGCCGCGTTGATTGGTGTCGGAGACCTCAATGAATTACGGGGCAGCCTCGATCATAGGCTCGGCCGCGCGGCATCCGCGCGGCATCGTGGGGTCGACAAGCGCAGCGCAGTCCACCAACGGCAGCGCGGGATTCGGTGGACTGCGCTAGCCTTTGTCCACCCTACGGCCGAGGTGATCATCAAGACCTGCCGGGCTGGGGCGGCCCGCGCGACCTTGCTTGTACTCGCCTTGGTCCTTGGGCCGGCGAGCGCCTGTGACGCGCAGTCAGGGCCCAGTCAGGCCGCGCTGTCCGAGCGCAATTTTTCCCGCGTCGTGGACCTGGACGGCCAGCCGACACTGCGCGTCAGTTGCGAATACGTCGGCAAGACGCCGGGCGATCCCGCCGACTATATCAGCGGTCACGATTATCGCCGGGTCGATACGGATTTCTATCGGCTCACGCTGGAAAACCTGTCGGCCAATCCGCTGATCATCGAGCGTGTCGACTACCGGTTGGAAACGGGGTCGATAACAGGGGAACAGGCGGCCGATGCGACCTCGCTGCGCCGCACCTGGGGGACCAACGTCATCGCGCCGGGGGCCCGCATCAGCCGCGGCAACAATATGGTCTGGTCCAAAGCCAGTCGCAACCGCCTGTGGAAGACCTACCAATTCCGCATTGATGATGAAGATAAGTCCAATCGGACCTTTGCCGTCGCTGTCTCCCTCGTCTACCGCCGTTGAGTCCGCTGGGTTCGACGCGCGGCTCGTCATCGTGCCGCAGCACCCCAGCGGTGCCTTTCTGGTCGAGTTTGCACGCGCCTGCTACGTTGAAGGCGATTTTCGCTCGCCGGGTGGTCGGGCCAATGCCTGGTTGCTCGATTGCCGCCGACGCCTTGGTGACGGGCCGACGCTGCGGGCGGTGGCCGCCGAACTCGCGCGCCTGATCCAGGCCCAGGGGAGCGACCAGGTCGCCGGCACCGGGTTCGGCGCCTATCTACTGGTCGGCGGGATTCTGGCGTTACATACGCAGGTCGCCCGCGGCGTCCTGATTCGCCCTCAGGCCAAGCGCTATGGAACTGCAACGATGATCGAGGGCAGCCTCGACATCCGCACGCCGGTCTGTCTGGTGGACGATATCTTGAACTCCGGGGCCAGCGCGCTGGACGCCGTGAACAAGTTGCGTGCTTACGGATGCACCGACATTCGTCACCTGAGCGTGTTCTGCTTCGACTGGGGGAGCGGCCGGCGGCGCTTGAACGAGGTCGGCGTCTCGTGCGAGTGCCTCGCCGTGGTCGGCAAGGCTGGACCCGACAGGGCCCGGATGTCGCCTGCCCGGGCTGGATGCCTGTGGTTAGCCCGCTCCTGGCGTCGGGGCCTGGGACGGTTTCGTTAGTCCCTTACCCGGGAACCCCTGGACCACACAAGATGCGGTCGTCGGGTTCGGTTTGGTGCAAGCAACGACGAGCACCCGCCTGATGCAGCATCAATGCAACACCCCGCTTGGTGCCTCTCCCGACTCCGGCTCCGGCAACAGATGCACGAAGCGCCCCTGCGCCTCGGTGAAGAGCTCGAACGCGGGCTCGCCAAAGGTGCGCCGCTTCTTCGAGACGCCCTTGGGCTTGACCTGCATCTGGGCGACCCAGAGTCCGTGGCGGGTCTCCAGGGTGAAGGAGACGATGTCGACGCGGTAGGGGGAGGCGCCGATCGAGCCGTAGCGCTCCAGGATCTCCTTGTAGCGGTGCATCTTCTCGCGCGGCAGGCCCCAGGCGTCCATGATGACGAAGACGAAGTCGGCCTCATGCAGCGCGGCCAGGTGCCGGACCAGTTCGGCCGACTCGTCCTTGGCGCTCTCGGAGGCCGCGCTCATCATCACCTGATGCGTCTGCCCGTTCGTCAGGTTGCCGACGAAGGCGACCGGCACCAGGTGCTCGCCGGACTCCAGGATGCCCCGGGCGACGTCGATCAGGGGGTCGATGAGGGTGCGATAGGTGGTGGGAATCATGCTCATGGGTGCGCCTCGCTGCCTGGGTCGGCGCGGCCCGCGCCCCCCGTGGGCACCGCCGCGCCGTGCGGCGGCTAGTGTGGCAGCGTCAGCGCCGGTTCGCTAGCCGCGGACTGGACATCCGGACATTTGTGCCCTAATGTCAGGTTCGTGAAAGCCAGACAATTCATCAAGCTCCTGAAGGCTGCCGGCGCCGACATCATCAAACATCGCGGCAAGGGGGGTCACTATCTGGTGACGCTCAACGGCAGGCAGACGACCGTGCCGATGCACGGTGATGCCGACTATGATCCTGAGTTTCTGGACGACATCTGCAAGCAACTCGAGACCCGCCTGAGAGACCTGGCATGAACATGGCCTACCCCGTCACCTTCAAGACTTACGCGAACGGTCAGGTCGGCGCCTTCTTCGCTGACGTGCCGGAGGCGATCACGGTGGGCGCAACTGCGGCCCAAGCCCTCGACCGCGCCCACGACGCCCTGGTGGTTGCCCTGTCCGGATACCTGGATCACGGCCGGCCGCTCCCCGCTGCCAGTAAGGCACGACGTGGTCAGGCACTGGTGTCACTGCCG
The DNA window shown above is from Candidatus Thiodictyon syntrophicum and carries:
- a CDS encoding slipin family protein — protein: MLFAGYLVPLIILAVLLVSAVRILREYERAVVFTLGRFTGIKGPGIFLLIPLAQKMVKVDLRVQVLDVPSQDVISRDNVSVKVNAVMYFRVMDPERAIIQVEDYQMATSQLAQTTLRSVLGQHDLDQMLAERDKLNDAIRTILDAQTDAWGIKVANVEIKRVDLDESMVRAIARQAEAERSRRAKVIHAEGEMQAAEKLAEAAEILGRQPQALQLRYLETLTAIAGDKTTTIVFPLPLDLVEPLLRRHAAG
- a CDS encoding PAS domain S-box protein, whose product is MSVLLGRPRGSVPTIAAWGVALLCLLAPADARCDAPRPLPAGSESGVPPADVGRHALADRGFTSDRALAEKLPAALGREPSPFPLKLSAWLGGGLGVMLMLFGSWVWTRRRGRERLRVSETRFRDFFEKTSSVMLLIDPAGGAIIAANQAAVRYYGYPPQDLVGMLISAINTLPPDEVALERQRALREERNYFNFRHRIATGEVRDVEVFSTPVGVSGKPLLFSVIHDITDRKQQEIALREANARLTLAQSAAQAGVWDWDIVSGKLSWSDEFFHLLDLDPATTPASFDTWRSALHPADLAAAEARIDDAIRDHVPLVNEYRIIPGAGKSRWIYARGDTTYDAQGQPLRMIGICIDISARKQMEEALRDSEERFRTLAALAPVGIYLASPTGNCLYANQRWCEMAGMAPTQALGNGWLSALHPADRASVAAHWQGTVASGERWEQEYRLRTPGGIITWVQGLATPQRDVTGTIVKYIGISLDITERKQAGDVQAFLARTSGRSREETFFHALARYLAETLDMFYVCIDRLEGDGLTARTLAVWCDGHFEDDLSYALKDTPCGDVVGKQVCCFAAGVCQSFPRDQVLQDLGAESYIGTTLWSHDGRPIGLIAVIGRQPLRNRPFAESALKLVALRAAGELERLLAEESLHASEEKFHILAESLPQIVWMTRADGWNIYFNQQWVDYTGLTLEESYGHGWNLPFHPDDQQRSWEAWQHAVQTDGRYSLECRLRRADGVYRWWLIRGASLHAANGQVINWFGTCTDIQDLKESEAQLRLAANVFTHASEGIMITAADGTIIDVNDAFSHITGYRRDEVLGQTPRLLSDPCQGPAFYAELWRNLIAHGQWRGELWNRRKNGEVYAVMETISAVPDAQGQPQQFVALFSDITPIKEHERALERVAHYDALTGLPNRVLLADRLQQAMAQAQRHAHPVAVVLLDLDGFKVINDLHGHDAGDQFLIAAAARMRQTLRESDTFARLGGDEFVAVLPDLADTQAGVPMITRLLAAAAQPVQAGDLVLQVSASLGVTFYPQADDIDAEQLLRQADQAMYQAKLAGKGRYHFFDAEHDRRLRGHHEGLERLHQALMAHEFVLYYQPKVNMRSGTVSGAEALVRWQHPQRGLLPPGVFLPLIEDHPLAVDLGEWVIDTALTQIERWQAGGLALPVSVNVGARQLQQAGFPDRLRTILAAHPAVPPGHLELEVLETSALELAGAAQAIDACRELGVTFALDDFGTGYSSLTYLRRLRVARIKIDQSFVRGMLDDADDLAIVEGVLGLAAAFRRQVIAEGVETVAQGTRLLQLGCELAQGYGIAHPMPAADLPGWSAAWRPDPAWVDVAAVSRNAVPWTGSGTSP
- a CDS encoding STAS/SEC14 domain-containing protein, with product MVGETRRQHGMTIFCKPFIRAPVNYFDHVDLPQAYAWLVEA
- a CDS encoding phospholipase D-like domain-containing protein, which produces MPQDDHQSAYSNLTAATPQAHQSGLTRPLTSAEPAVLRATYKVLDRTLDLVLGLLVKHAPGPLSETQARTVALIKRSIYARLLVEGYISRGRGANRYPQWDSLNARLYDETSRIPAGSGVSEAAFAEGLEQLVGERFSAGNAVVPLINGPASFAQRYELIAAAQSSILLATWKLYGDHTGQKTVDALLARRRREPAIEIRVMVDGNIAAGDPTSIALLCRLVEGGIPVLLYHHDERPFDGFHYKELIIDGAGAQPISITGGMNIGDEYSHAFGTPAAADPNRRQWRDTDVRIAGPNVRDDYQRYVGIWNERAAATNAVEPFGQILTPIAVPATLPVPAARGTARILTVIDEPGPQSRQGVTLAMLRAIRAARRTIDIENAYFMDVPAICKALVDAVQRGVCVRVLTNSGDSVDEAVVVVPILKGLYCLLTDAEAAGSAPDGCQVYVRNKLHPNLSNADTLHSKFMVVDRQFCQVASLNIHTRSLRLEVEGAHYILDEALAVTLAEQFERDLTESRRYARASDIVFPKDLVSRVMRWVNLNPVLA
- a CDS encoding patatin-like phospholipase family protein, with the protein product MRRLLLLLLLCCVTLPGMARDLAHPRIGLVLSGGGARGAAHVGVLKVLEELHIPISAVAGTSMGALVGGVYAGGMAPAEMQRRLTGVNWAELLLDDPPRQEWPIRRKQRDVQTPVDLSFGVRQGKLRLPGGALAGQQVEVFFSDLVKGVEARRGFDDLPIPFRAVATNLENGAMKVFAAGPLPEVMRASMSVPGVFAPVEIDDHLYVDGGLVRNLPVDVARRMGVDIVIAVNLGGSYLPRDQLHSVVGVMAQMLAILTEQNVERSLKELRPHRDILIAPDLGTIGAADFTRVAEAIRAGEQAARAVAPRLRHLGLSPADYAAWRARRSLPATDEAPVAQVEIRGLERVAPALFAPLAAHQQGHPLERERLKADLRTLYARSDFTNLNYDLDPLGSANRLVIRAHEKPWGPGYFSFGLGLSSDFKGDERFGLRGTYRRTWVNPLGAEWLTSAQFGNVMGLYTEFFQPFAVDRSTFVVPSLGLGSTPLGVFRDGTRIARYDVLRASAGLDVGATLFGGNAELRLGLALGTATPKRDTGEPILFEGTRNESGPRASLRYDTLDSPELPRQGNRVVLELRAPEPALGADLSYRRALGQWIGAYSIGDHTLVGRAEVGRGFGETMPYYDQFALGGFLHLSGYANDELRGNEVAFGALAYYRRLPTLTPSWARGVYLGGSLEVGSVTQTNPLLTPPGTRFGSSLFLGIDTLIGPAYLGLGMAGDGDGTGYLMIGFP